In Pajaroellobacter abortibovis, the following are encoded in one genomic region:
- a CDS encoding tetratricopeptide repeat protein, translating into MGVRVSRWLIIGGTFAFLLIGYHVAVGAPSSSSPGKMDGGAPPSPMIKDGGVETNAAADEGMADHGVADGGGSPLPGLHNAGSKAGFLSSEHPWWTQDGGIPPARLAIRQKLRMRSKKENPPTVEAAAAYRSIKAEADVYEQETKQYRNLISGIIQLQYEAKKKQILARLNSEVIREKEALKRAQETTIARLEHFVSQYSGPRAHPEATPDAMYRLAALYEELARTSEGTEDVSPHLEAAIKLYQRIIKEYPNYREIAGVHYYLGHAYNDTGRINEAQYVWRSLVCHNRYVYKVPDPSQPASPLDTALPQDKSEEDWIVWRRRYPSPEHLKAGRKDPDTRFIDPYPAECKPLHRPSASLSEDPPYLAEIWWQIGNWEFDQLDYGGGRVLSKEEPDLVALPAVYDYNRAASAYKHSLEFKKPPLYGVALYKYAWTLFKQQRYEAATRAFVQMLLYTDQQEKATGDPGADFRGEGYTYIAGSLLNVDFVGPDPDAPFIPRPDILDTELNPAVIEQKLHVALERLQDPLLIPQDKPWTIEIYRGLAQEYKTTNQFNNAIEVYQLILSKWPLHSIAPDIQASIAEAYDQIASLKSVGSPEYTTATAKSLEARTALANYIGDTPWVRANKNYPSVLHKAEKIVTSGLRFAAVQHTNNGRGALHAGEESKDRDYRINQLLYALSEYKFAVEAWHKFLQHNEQAPDAYETRYWLADAWHKVVRIQFSLHSLDSTRFAEPGQREMDTAMAAALAVRDSEEDDKNIDNASLWVVDLADVKRDLAYQQYQESGGTRGIEDRKEVHFVGEGDERKVATKPIPEELMEGIRRRDEYIELVPSNKDPEKNGPVFDYYIAELFFLYGQFGEASARFRMMKDAHCGKDEYGYKAWEKLITMSNVSGNADLSRRLAEEEKTKPCAVNAEQLAKSALIINPTLQEAAYVRARDKFKEAQNETLPMEERNKLWIEAAGLYEAALSAAPARDEAPEAAMNAAFAYKQIGNFGKAIELYNRFIDEYGNEQRLSLLEKGSKAQKIAPNPAQYQERIKYLSDAYDALSTTYFGFFNYRMAAETYATIASLERLDEAKRRTAAQNAMVLYAKMDQRAAMQEQYLIFRKLHPSPEERSDADYMLASYDYRLWNPDRLDVGTNRVNRINAEESLTNFYKMNLRVPTSSKYVVEAAYRVAKMLRKAGDPMYMMWYRRTMNTWNALKESGLMDKKLGKPAALTSPYVDYVAQMEFMLIDEKLRERYDYDTGHHRYAGAVEEIIGKYEIDKKTGAAKLLKRGKYQLDAEDADKYDTQLQRIIDTYPSLEWVPATIARKGSLYDSLRTGLYNTVPPALKYFTPQQEALLQQLENSGRDERIEQADEIRSQVKEGWRNRRDRELNASDEVMVRNYATAVALAGHYNVKNAEVQRALARLAYYTDIIGDAKIRTYVEKTKDPTDPKKMLSYTDGMYVQSRSGLLLSPTAGGALLPVPAVP; encoded by the coding sequence ATGGGCGTTCGGGTTTCAAGATGGCTTATTATAGGGGGGACTTTTGCCTTTCTTCTTATAGGATATCATGTGGCAGTGGGTGCTCCTTCTTCATCTTCTCCAGGGAAAATGGATGGAGGAGCGCCTCCTTCTCCTATGATCAAGGATGGTGGAGTAGAGACAAATGCTGCTGCTGATGAAGGCATGGCAGATCATGGAGTGGCAGATGGAGGTGGATCCCCGTTACCCGGTCTACATAATGCTGGCTCCAAAGCCGGATTTCTTTCTTCTGAACACCCATGGTGGACTCAAGATGGGGGTATTCCTCCTGCACGTCTTGCAATTCGCCAAAAGCTGCGCATGCGATCGAAGAAGGAGAATCCACCGACTGTAGAAGCAGCAGCGGCGTATCGATCGATTAAAGCGGAAGCAGATGTTTATGAGCAGGAAACCAAACAATACAGGAATTTAATATCAGGCATTATTCAGCTTCAATATGAGGCTAAGAAGAAGCAAATTCTTGCTCGCCTTAATTCTGAGGTGATCCGAGAGAAGGAAGCATTAAAGCGTGCCCAGGAAACCACTATTGCCCGTTTAGAACATTTTGTAAGCCAATACAGTGGTCCTCGCGCTCATCCGGAAGCTACACCTGATGCTATGTATCGTCTTGCTGCTTTGTATGAGGAACTGGCTCGTACTTCGGAGGGTACAGAAGATGTTTCTCCTCACTTGGAAGCAGCGATTAAGCTTTATCAACGCATTATTAAAGAATATCCTAACTATCGAGAGATAGCGGGTGTTCATTATTACCTTGGGCACGCGTATAATGATACAGGTCGTATCAATGAAGCGCAGTATGTGTGGCGTTCTTTAGTGTGCCACAATCGATATGTGTATAAGGTACCTGATCCTTCACAGCCTGCTTCTCCCCTCGATACAGCTCTTCCTCAAGATAAATCGGAGGAAGACTGGATCGTTTGGCGTAGGCGCTATCCTTCGCCCGAACACCTTAAAGCTGGGAGAAAGGACCCGGATACGCGTTTTATTGATCCTTATCCGGCTGAATGTAAGCCACTTCATCGGCCTTCGGCTTCTCTGTCTGAGGACCCCCCTTATCTCGCCGAAATTTGGTGGCAGATCGGAAACTGGGAATTCGATCAGCTTGATTATGGAGGAGGACGTGTTCTCAGTAAGGAAGAGCCAGATCTCGTGGCGCTTCCTGCTGTATATGACTACAATCGTGCTGCGAGTGCCTACAAGCATTCATTGGAATTTAAAAAACCACCTCTATATGGAGTTGCTCTTTATAAGTACGCGTGGACTCTTTTCAAACAGCAGCGTTATGAAGCTGCAACGCGAGCATTTGTACAGATGTTGCTCTATACGGATCAGCAAGAAAAGGCGACGGGGGATCCGGGAGCCGACTTCCGAGGAGAAGGATATACCTACATTGCTGGTTCTCTGCTCAATGTCGATTTTGTGGGGCCAGATCCTGATGCTCCGTTCATTCCGCGCCCTGATATTCTGGATACAGAATTGAATCCAGCAGTGATTGAGCAGAAATTGCATGTTGCTCTGGAGAGACTGCAGGATCCTCTTCTCATCCCTCAGGATAAGCCATGGACAATTGAAATTTATAGGGGTTTAGCGCAAGAATACAAAACAACGAACCAATTCAATAATGCAATTGAGGTCTATCAACTGATCCTCAGCAAGTGGCCTCTCCATTCGATTGCTCCTGATATTCAAGCATCGATTGCGGAGGCTTATGATCAAATTGCGTCGCTTAAAAGCGTTGGTTCCCCTGAATATACGACGGCTACTGCAAAATCGTTGGAAGCTCGGACAGCTCTGGCGAATTACATCGGTGACACTCCTTGGGTGCGAGCGAATAAGAATTACCCTTCTGTTCTTCATAAGGCTGAGAAGATTGTAACCTCCGGTCTCCGTTTTGCTGCTGTACAGCATACTAACAATGGCCGTGGTGCATTGCATGCTGGAGAAGAATCGAAAGACCGCGATTATCGTATCAATCAGCTTTTGTATGCACTTTCTGAGTATAAGTTTGCTGTGGAGGCTTGGCATAAGTTTCTTCAACATAATGAACAAGCTCCAGATGCCTACGAAACACGCTATTGGTTAGCAGATGCGTGGCATAAAGTTGTCCGTATTCAGTTTAGTCTTCATAGCTTAGACTCAACCCGTTTTGCTGAACCGGGACAGCGAGAGATGGATACTGCTATGGCTGCTGCACTCGCTGTCCGTGATTCTGAAGAGGATGACAAAAACATCGATAATGCATCGCTTTGGGTTGTCGATCTTGCTGATGTCAAGCGGGATTTAGCCTATCAGCAATATCAGGAGTCAGGAGGAACGCGGGGGATTGAAGATAGAAAAGAGGTGCATTTCGTTGGAGAAGGGGATGAACGTAAAGTCGCTACAAAACCAATTCCTGAAGAGTTGATGGAGGGGATTAGGAGACGTGACGAATATATTGAACTGGTGCCTTCCAATAAGGATCCAGAAAAGAATGGGCCTGTTTTTGACTATTATATTGCAGAGCTTTTCTTCCTTTATGGCCAATTTGGGGAGGCTAGTGCGCGCTTCCGCATGATGAAAGATGCGCATTGTGGAAAGGATGAGTATGGGTATAAAGCATGGGAAAAACTCATCACCATGAGCAATGTGAGTGGTAATGCGGATCTTTCTAGAAGGCTTGCAGAGGAAGAAAAGACAAAACCCTGCGCTGTGAATGCAGAACAGCTTGCCAAGAGCGCTCTGATCATCAACCCGACTCTGCAAGAGGCAGCTTATGTTCGGGCGCGGGATAAGTTTAAAGAAGCTCAGAACGAGACGTTGCCAATGGAAGAAAGAAATAAGCTGTGGATTGAAGCCGCTGGGCTTTATGAAGCTGCTCTTTCTGCTGCACCTGCTCGCGATGAAGCGCCCGAGGCTGCGATGAATGCGGCTTTTGCTTATAAGCAAATTGGAAACTTTGGCAAAGCGATTGAGCTATACAATAGATTTATCGACGAATATGGGAATGAACAGCGCCTTTCTCTTCTTGAGAAAGGGAGTAAGGCTCAAAAAATAGCCCCTAACCCTGCTCAGTACCAAGAGCGGATCAAGTATTTAAGCGATGCCTATGATGCTCTCAGTACGACGTATTTCGGATTTTTTAACTATCGAATGGCTGCAGAGACATATGCCACCATTGCTTCACTGGAACGGCTGGATGAAGCCAAACGCCGCACAGCAGCCCAAAATGCAATGGTCTTATATGCAAAGATGGATCAGCGGGCTGCGATGCAAGAACAATATCTAATTTTTCGTAAGCTTCATCCGTCTCCTGAGGAGCGATCAGATGCTGATTACATGCTTGCGAGCTATGATTACCGTTTGTGGAATCCTGATAGGTTGGATGTGGGGACCAACCGAGTCAATCGCATCAATGCGGAAGAGAGTTTAACCAACTTTTATAAGATGAATCTGCGTGTTCCCACATCGTCCAAGTATGTAGTGGAAGCTGCTTATAGAGTTGCCAAGATGCTGAGGAAAGCTGGGGATCCTATGTATATGATGTGGTATCGGCGTACGATGAACACATGGAACGCACTTAAAGAGAGTGGTCTCATGGATAAGAAACTGGGGAAGCCGGCTGCGCTTACATCTCCCTATGTGGATTATGTCGCTCAGATGGAATTTATGCTGATCGATGAGAAACTAAGGGAGCGGTATGACTACGACACCGGACATCATCGATATGCTGGTGCAGTTGAAGAAATTATCGGGAAATATGAAATTGATAAAAAAACAGGGGCTGCTAAACTTCTTAAGAGAGGTAAGTATCAGCTAGATGCTGAAGATGCAGACAAGTACGATACGCAACTCCAACGGATTATAGACACATATCCTTCTCTTGAATGGGTGCCTGCCACCATTGCGAGAAAAGGTTCATTGTACGATTCGTTGAGGACGGGTCTTTACAATACTGTGCCTCCTGCTCTTAAGTATTTTACTCCACAACAGGAGGCTTTGCTCCAGCAGTTAGAGAACTCTGGTCGCGATGAGCGCATTGAACAAGCTGATGAGATCCGCTCTCAGGTCAAAGAGGGGTGGCGTAATCGGCGTGACCGCGAGTTAAATGCTTCAGATGAAGTCATGGTACGCAATTATGCTACGGCAGTTGCTTTGGCAGGACATTACAATGTGAAGAATGCTGAAGTGCAACGAGCCCTTGCTCGCCTTGCTTACTATACAGATATTATTGGAGATGCAAAAATCCGCACCTATGTTGAAAAAACGAAGGATCCTACTGATCCTAAAAAGATGCTTTCCTATACGGATGGCATGTATGTTCAATCGCGTTCTGGATTGTTGTTGAGTCCTACTGCTGGAGGGGCTTTGTTGCCTGTTCCTGCAGTCCCTTGA